A portion of the Blautia hansenii DSM 20583 genome contains these proteins:
- the spoIIIAA gene encoding stage III sporulation protein AA: MTEQDITKLFPAQIRKALGQALFDRNKIYEIRLRVNAPLIVIYQGKEYFLTLEGELTREEAKAYHVQTEDLKEMLEYISGYSLYAFEEEIRQGFLTIVGGHRVGIAGKTILDGNKIKSLKYISYINLRLSHQIKGCASPILPYIIKNRQICHTLIISPPRCGKTTLLRDLIRQVSNGNRYMPGVSVGVVDERSEIAGSYQGIPQNDLGIRTDVLDCCPKAEGMMMLIRSMSPEVVAVDELGDYEDIHAIESVIHCGCKLFATVHGSSIEDIKRKPLLQRLMQEKVFERYIVLYKKDCAGQIKAIYDERGTGLYDASRRQGILC, translated from the coding sequence ATGACAGAACAGGATATTACAAAACTGTTTCCTGCACAAATTAGAAAAGCTCTTGGGCAGGCTCTTTTTGACAGAAATAAAATCTACGAAATCCGACTGAGGGTGAATGCGCCTCTGATTGTGATTTATCAGGGAAAAGAATATTTTTTGACCTTAGAAGGAGAGCTGACAAGAGAGGAGGCAAAGGCTTACCATGTTCAAACAGAGGATTTAAAGGAAATGCTGGAATATATCAGCGGCTATTCTCTCTATGCCTTTGAGGAGGAAATACGGCAGGGCTTTCTCACCATTGTGGGAGGCCACAGAGTAGGAATTGCAGGAAAAACCATCTTAGACGGCAATAAGATTAAAAGTCTGAAATACATATCTTATATCAATCTTCGATTATCACATCAGATAAAGGGGTGCGCATCCCCCATACTTCCCTATATTATAAAAAACAGACAAATTTGCCATACCCTGATTATTTCTCCCCCCAGGTGCGGGAAAACCACGCTTTTAAGAGATTTAATCCGTCAGGTCAGCAACGGAAACCGCTATATGCCGGGAGTTTCCGTAGGTGTGGTAGATGAGCGTTCGGAAATTGCAGGCTCTTATCAGGGAATACCGCAAAATGATTTGGGTATACGCACAGATGTTTTAGATTGTTGTCCGAAGGCAGAGGGAATGATGATGCTGATACGTTCCATGTCACCGGAGGTAGTGGCAGTAGACGAGCTGGGCGATTATGAAGACATTCATGCCATAGAGTCTGTTATTCACTGTGGCTGCAAGCTTTTTGCAACTGTTCACGGAAGCTCCATAGAGGATATTAAACGAAAGCCGTTGCTTCAAAGGCTGATGCAGGAAAAGGTTTTCGAGCGTTATATTGTGCTGTATAAAAAAGACTGTGCTGGACAAATAAAGGCTATTTACGATGAGAGGGGAAC
- a CDS encoding DUF4430 domain-containing protein: MKKKIIAAASVLIIFVCVLCAVLFMGNKKETKEGTKKVSIEVVHGDGKAETFEYNTEAEFLGEILKENELVEGEEGEYGLFITSVDGEKADDTKEQWWCITKGGAQVNTSADKTSVQDGDKFEITLKEGY; the protein is encoded by the coding sequence ATGAAGAAAAAAATTATTGCAGCAGCAAGTGTTTTGATTATATTTGTATGTGTATTATGTGCCGTTTTATTTATGGGAAATAAAAAAGAAACAAAAGAAGGTACAAAAAAGGTTTCTATTGAAGTTGTACATGGAGACGGAAAGGCGGAAACTTTTGAGTATAACACAGAAGCCGAATTTTTAGGTGAAATTTTAAAAGAAAATGAGCTTGTAGAAGGTGAAGAAGGCGAATATGGTCTGTTTATTACTTCTGTAGATGGAGAAAAAGCAGATGATACAAAAGAACAGTGGTGGTGTATTACCAAAGGCGGAGCTCAGGTGAATACTTCCGCAGATAAAACATCTGTACAAGATGGCGACAAGTTCGAAATTACATTAAAAGAAGGATATTAA
- a CDS encoding sugar phosphate isomerase/epimerase family protein → MFYFSHLLRDEEMKEVIQETGMGVESIEFSIAENLDNFSKTLLSYEKRLGKMGCEKLLLHGPFLDLNPVSYDLSIRNVTMKRYEEAYQAAKALGAKKIVYHTCYVPDFYLLIGWAERMAEFYKEFLYNKDNSIEIVMENVLDRIPQPMAEVAEKTEHPAFGLCLDVGHANCYSKVPCKEWFQTEKKYLKHSHLHDNKGDRDSHLPLGTGTVCRDTVREILREKQVDTCTIECSTQEAVLASFYGAKNLFESKKTDNREEKQ, encoded by the coding sequence ATGTTCTATTTCAGTCATTTATTACGTGATGAAGAAATGAAAGAGGTTATACAGGAAACAGGAATGGGTGTAGAGTCCATCGAATTTTCCATTGCGGAAAATTTAGACAATTTTTCAAAAACCTTGCTTTCCTATGAAAAAAGACTGGGAAAAATGGGCTGTGAAAAGCTTTTGCTTCACGGTCCTTTTCTGGACTTAAATCCGGTATCCTATGACTTATCCATTCGGAATGTGACTATGAAAAGATATGAGGAAGCTTATCAGGCAGCAAAGGCTTTGGGAGCGAAAAAAATTGTGTATCATACCTGTTATGTGCCTGATTTTTATCTTTTAATCGGATGGGCAGAGCGGATGGCAGAGTTTTACAAAGAATTTCTTTATAACAAAGACAATTCCATAGAAATTGTTATGGAGAATGTATTAGACCGCATCCCACAGCCTATGGCAGAAGTGGCAGAAAAAACGGAACATCCTGCCTTTGGATTGTGTCTGGATGTAGGTCATGCCAACTGCTATTCTAAAGTTCCTTGTAAGGAATGGTTTCAGACGGAGAAAAAATATCTGAAGCATTCTCATTTACATGACAATAAAGGGGATAGAGACAGCCATTTACCCTTGGGCACAGGTACGGTTTGCAGGGATACCGTAAGAGAAATTTTAAGAGAAAAGCAGGTGGATACCTGTACCATAGAATGCAGTACGCAGGAAGCCGTACTTGCCTCTTTTTATGGTGCAAAAAACCTTTTCGAGAGTAAAAAAACAGACAATAGAGAGGAAAAACAATGA
- a CDS encoding 4'-phosphopantetheinyl transferase family protein, which translates to MEQAQIKIYIGEIDKWAGIYQAEERAETICGRLLLLYGLFRLKEGQELFLADTLTEAYQKLKKQLVYGTHGKPALSDSFSPHFNISHSGKYAVCALSEVPCGIDIQEKKELRNHRIFEKILSEKEQDEVLFSTDQAAAFYKYWARKESFLKLTGQGITVDLRGISKPVWQEDFTLKEVYAGCISADTECQVTYEHILPFDLLKFFS; encoded by the coding sequence ATGGAGCAAGCTCAAATTAAAATTTATATAGGAGAAATTGACAAATGGGCAGGGATATATCAGGCAGAAGAAAGAGCAGAAACAATATGCGGAAGACTTTTGCTGTTATATGGCTTGTTTCGGCTAAAGGAAGGGCAGGAGCTTTTTTTGGCAGATACGTTGACAGAGGCATATCAGAAGCTGAAAAAGCAACTTGTATATGGGACTCATGGAAAGCCTGCTCTTTCGGATAGCTTTTCTCCTCATTTTAATATCAGCCATTCCGGAAAATATGCGGTATGTGCGCTGTCAGAAGTGCCCTGCGGTATTGATATACAGGAAAAAAAAGAGCTGAGAAACCATCGTATTTTTGAAAAAATTTTGTCCGAAAAGGAGCAAGATGAGGTGCTTTTCAGTACAGACCAAGCGGCTGCTTTTTATAAATACTGGGCTAGGAAGGAAAGCTTTTTAAAGCTTACCGGACAGGGAATTACTGTGGATTTAAGAGGGATTTCCAAACCTGTGTGGCAGGAAGATTTTACATTAAAGGAAGTTTATGCAGGTTGTATCAGCGCCGATACAGAGTGTCAGGTCACTTATGAGCATATCTTGCCTTTTGACCTTTTAAAATTCTTTTCTTAA
- a CDS encoding ATP-dependent helicase, with product MEKNAAQEKAIHHNQGPMMLLAGPGSGKTTTMTRRVEALIREHRVNPAHILVVTFTKAAAREMKERFLSLCQKSGVKENYQRVTFGTFHGIFYGILRHAYGLTGKNIISEEQRYDMLREIIYKQRIEIEDEKEFFEGLVQEISQVKNNRIPLEHYYSKNCPDEIFRTIYCTYVNRCRQARLLDFDDMLLYCYDLLKKRADILAGWQQKFQYILVDEFQDINQLQYDIVKMLAAPQNNLFIVGDDDQSIYAFRGAKPEIMMHFPKDFPTVRTELLSCNYRSTKKIVEAAGRVISCNKNRFKKKIHTENEEGKPVCIKVFDTQKQEELYVKDCIVKAYQEGCSYEEMAILYRTNSGARFLVETLMEYQIPFQMRDVMPNIYEHWIARNMISYIKLAMGDRSRKEFLQVMNRPNRYISRAALEDTQVSFEALRWYYEGKDWLCDRIDKLEEDLYLLKNMTPYGAINYIRKGIGYDEYLKDYAAYRKLKTEDFYEVLEELAESAKGYKTYPEWFKHMEEYTQNLKEQAKNQPVQRQGVIISTLHSIKGLEFDKVFLMDVNEGTIPYHKAATDSDIEEERRLFYVGMTRARKELSLFFIKERHEKQLEPSRFLKECGWQEEKNGASSN from the coding sequence ATGGAGAAAAATGCAGCACAGGAAAAAGCAATTCATCATAATCAAGGACCAATGATGCTTTTGGCAGGACCGGGTTCGGGAAAGACTACCACCATGACAAGGAGAGTGGAGGCGCTTATCAGAGAGCATCGTGTAAACCCTGCGCACATTCTGGTGGTTACCTTTACAAAGGCGGCTGCAAGAGAGATGAAAGAGCGTTTTTTATCCCTTTGTCAGAAATCCGGCGTAAAAGAAAATTATCAGAGGGTCACCTTTGGTACCTTTCACGGTATTTTTTACGGCATTTTAAGACATGCTTACGGTTTGACAGGGAAAAATATCATCAGCGAGGAACAGCGCTATGATATGCTGAGAGAAATTATTTATAAGCAAAGAATAGAAATAGAGGATGAAAAGGAGTTTTTCGAGGGGCTGGTACAGGAAATCAGTCAGGTAAAGAACAACCGCATTCCTCTGGAGCATTACTATTCTAAGAATTGTCCGGACGAAATATTCCGGACAATTTACTGTACTTATGTCAATAGATGCAGACAGGCACGGCTGCTGGATTTTGATGATATGCTTTTGTATTGTTATGATTTATTGAAAAAAAGAGCCGATATTTTAGCGGGCTGGCAGCAGAAATTTCAGTATATTCTGGTAGACGAATTTCAGGATATCAATCAGCTTCAGTATGATATTGTGAAGATGCTGGCAGCGCCCCAAAATAACCTGTTTATTGTGGGAGATGACGACCAGTCCATCTATGCCTTTCGTGGAGCAAAGCCGGAAATTATGATGCACTTTCCAAAGGATTTTCCTACGGTGAGGACGGAGCTTTTGTCTTGTAATTACCGCTCTACGAAGAAAATCGTAGAAGCTGCCGGAAGGGTAATAAGCTGTAACAAAAACAGATTTAAAAAGAAAATTCATACGGAAAATGAAGAGGGAAAACCTGTGTGTATCAAGGTGTTTGATACGCAAAAACAGGAAGAGCTTTACGTAAAGGACTGCATTGTAAAAGCTTATCAGGAGGGCTGTTCCTACGAAGAAATGGCAATTTTATACAGGACAAATTCCGGCGCCAGATTTTTGGTGGAGACTCTTATGGAGTATCAGATACCTTTTCAGATGCGGGATGTGATGCCTAATATTTATGAGCATTGGATTGCTCGAAATATGATTTCTTATATAAAACTGGCAATGGGTGACCGAAGCAGAAAAGAATTTTTGCAGGTGATGAATCGCCCCAACCGCTACATATCAAGAGCTGCTTTGGAGGATACACAGGTATCCTTTGAAGCCCTTCGCTGGTATTACGAGGGGAAAGACTGGCTGTGTGACCGCATTGATAAGCTGGAAGAGGACTTATATCTTTTAAAGAATATGACGCCTTACGGTGCAATCAATTATATACGCAAGGGTATCGGATATGATGAATACTTAAAGGATTATGCCGCTTATCGGAAGTTGAAAACAGAGGATTTCTATGAGGTTTTGGAGGAGCTGGCAGAAAGTGCCAAGGGCTATAAAACTTATCCGGAATGGTTTAAGCATATGGAGGAATACACACAAAACTTAAAAGAACAGGCAAAAAATCAGCCGGTGCAGAGACAAGGCGTGATTATTTCTACTTTACACAGTATTAAGGGACTGGAGTTTGACAAGGTATTTTTGATGGATGTAAACGAAGGAACAATACCTTACCATAAGGCAGCCACAGACAGTGACATAGAGGAAGAACGCCGCTTGTTTTATGTGGGTATGACAAGAGCAAGAAAAGAACTTTCTCTTTTCTTTATAAAAGAACGTCATGAAAAGCAGCTGGAGCCTTCCCGCTTTTTGAAGGAATGTGGCTGGCAGGAGGAAAAGAATGGAGCAAGCTCAAATTAA
- the gltX gene encoding glutamate--tRNA ligase, whose translation MSKVRTRFAPSPTGRMHVGNLRTALYAYLIAKHEDGSFMLRIEDTDQERFVEGALDIIYRTLAKTGLVHDEGPDKDGGYGPYVQSERNAQGIYLKYAKQLIEQGDAYYCFCTKERLESLKSSVGEKEIAMYDKHCLHLSKEEIEEKLANGEPYVIRFNMPTEGTTTFQDDIYGAITVPNNELDDLILIKSDGYPTYNFANVVDDHLMGITHVVRGNEYLSSSPKYNRIYEAFGWEIPTYVHCPLITNEEHKKLSKRSGHSSYEDLVEQGFLTEAIVNYVALLGWCPEDNREIFSLEELVKVFDYHHMSKSPAVFDIQKLRWMNGEYMKAMDDDKFYEMALPYLKQVITKDLDLRKIAGMVKTRIEVLPDIADLIDFFEAVPEYDIAMYTHKKMKTNPEISLEVLEKILPVLEGTEDYSNDAMYELLCGFAKENGYKNGQILWPIRTALSGKQMTPAGATEILEILGKEESIRRIKAAIEKLS comes from the coding sequence ATGAGTAAAGTAAGAACAAGATTTGCACCAAGCCCAACAGGCAGAATGCACGTAGGAAATTTGAGAACTGCTTTGTACGCATACTTAATTGCAAAGCATGAGGACGGAAGCTTTATGCTTCGTATTGAAGATACAGACCAGGAGCGTTTTGTAGAAGGCGCACTGGATATTATTTACAGAACTCTTGCAAAGACAGGTCTGGTACACGATGAAGGTCCTGACAAGGACGGCGGTTACGGTCCTTATGTGCAGAGTGAAAGAAATGCACAGGGCATTTATTTAAAATATGCAAAGCAGTTAATTGAGCAGGGAGACGCTTATTACTGCTTCTGTACAAAAGAGCGTCTGGAGTCTTTAAAATCCAGCGTTGGAGAAAAAGAAATTGCTATGTATGACAAGCATTGTCTGCATTTAAGCAAGGAAGAAATCGAAGAAAAGCTGGCTAACGGCGAGCCTTATGTTATCCGTTTTAACATGCCTACCGAAGGCACAACAACCTTTCAGGATGATATTTACGGAGCCATTACCGTTCCGAATAACGAATTGGATGATTTGATTTTAATTAAATCAGACGGATATCCTACTTATAACTTTGCCAATGTAGTAGACGACCATTTAATGGGAATTACACACGTAGTAAGAGGAAATGAATACTTATCTTCTTCACCGAAATACAACCGTATTTATGAAGCTTTTGGATGGGAAATTCCTACTTATGTACACTGTCCATTGATTACAAATGAAGAGCATAAAAAGCTCAGTAAACGCTCCGGCCATTCTTCTTACGAAGATTTGGTAGAGCAGGGATTTTTAACAGAAGCCATTGTAAACTATGTGGCTCTTTTAGGCTGGTGTCCGGAAGACAACCGTGAAATCTTCTCCTTGGAGGAGCTGGTAAAGGTATTTGATTACCACCACATGAGTAAATCACCGGCTGTATTTGATATTCAGAAGCTTCGCTGGATGAACGGAGAATATATGAAAGCTATGGATGATGACAAGTTCTATGAAATGGCGCTTCCATACTTAAAACAGGTGATTACCAAGGATTTGGATTTAAGAAAAATCGCAGGAATGGTAAAAACCAGAATAGAGGTTCTGCCTGATATCGCAGATTTAATCGACTTCTTTGAAGCAGTACCGGAGTATGACATTGCCATGTATACACATAAGAAAATGAAAACAAATCCTGAAATTTCATTAGAAGTTTTAGAGAAAATCCTTCCGGTATTAGAAGGAACAGAGGATTACAGCAACGATGCAATGTATGAGCTTCTCTGCGGATTTGCAAAAGAAAACGGTTATAAAAACGGACAGATTTTATGGCCAATCCGTACTGCACTTTCCGGAAAACAGATGACACCGGCAGGCGCTACGGAAATTCTGGAGATACTTGGAAAAGAAGAGAGTATCCGAAGAATAAAAGCTGCAATCGAGAAATTAAGCTAA
- a CDS encoding NAD(P)H-dependent flavin oxidoreductase, with protein MINPLEIGDLKLKIPVIQGGMGVGISLSKLAGSVAREGGMGVISTAQIGFREPDFLKNPLEANFRALKKEIAKAKEIGKGGVIGANIMVATRHYKEYVKNAVLAGVDVILSGAGLPVDLPEYVKGSKVKIAPIISSLKAFTVISRVWERKYARYPDFVVVEGPKAGGHLGFSKEAVQQLTQEEYDKVIVSIVEKAKEYSQKAGRKIPVIAAGGIFDRQDMEHALSLGADGVQVGTRFVTTKECDADTRYKESYLKARKEDIVLVDSPVGMPGRAISNAFLERVKTKPEKITHCYQCIEGCKGKDIPYCITEALVHAAVGDTEHGLLFCGENAWKCSKIEEVKEIMREFSGNNT; from the coding sequence ATGATAAATCCATTGGAAATCGGAGATTTAAAACTGAAAATTCCGGTGATACAAGGCGGAATGGGAGTGGGTATCAGCCTTTCTAAGCTTGCGGGAAGTGTGGCAAGAGAAGGTGGAATGGGTGTGATATCCACGGCACAGATTGGATTTCGAGAGCCTGATTTCTTAAAAAATCCATTAGAAGCAAATTTCCGTGCGCTAAAAAAAGAGATTGCAAAGGCGAAAGAAATCGGAAAAGGCGGCGTAATCGGCGCGAATATTATGGTGGCAACCAGACATTATAAGGAGTATGTAAAAAACGCTGTTTTGGCAGGCGTTGATGTGATTTTATCAGGGGCAGGACTTCCGGTAGATTTACCGGAATATGTAAAAGGAAGCAAGGTGAAAATTGCACCGATTATTTCTTCCTTAAAGGCGTTTACCGTAATCAGCAGAGTATGGGAGCGGAAATATGCCCGCTATCCGGATTTTGTGGTGGTGGAAGGTCCAAAAGCAGGAGGACATCTGGGATTTTCCAAGGAAGCGGTACAGCAGCTTACACAGGAAGAATACGATAAAGTTATTGTAAGCATTGTAGAAAAAGCAAAGGAATACAGCCAAAAGGCAGGACGAAAAATTCCGGTTATTGCAGCCGGAGGAATTTTTGACAGACAGGATATGGAGCATGCGTTAAGCCTTGGTGCAGACGGAGTGCAGGTGGGGACTCGATTTGTTACCACAAAGGAATGTGATGCGGACACGCGTTATAAGGAATCCTATTTGAAGGCGAGAAAGGAAGATATTGTTCTTGTAGACAGTCCTGTGGGAATGCCGGGAAGGGCAATTTCCAATGCTTTTCTTGAAAGGGTAAAGACAAAACCGGAAAAAATAACCCATTGTTATCAGTGTATTGAAGGCTGTAAGGGAAAGGATATTCCTTATTGCATTACAGAAGCGCTGGTGCACGCAGCAGTGGGAGATACAGAGCATGGGCTTTTGTTTTGTGGAGAAAATGCGTGGAAATGCAGTAAAATCGAGGAAGTAAAAGAAATAATGAGAGAATTTTCGGGAAACAATACTTGA
- a CDS encoding acetyl-CoA carboxylase carboxyl transferase subunit — protein sequence MSRWKELFKKTSDTEQTEEKTSAPSVPQGLWMKCPKCGEMIYKEDVVGASYVCPKCGGYFRMKAKTRIKLVADKDSFQEWYTDFPLCNPLDYPEYEEKLAALKEKTHLDEAVCIGEARIENSPVVLGVCDARFLMGSMGHTVGEKITGAFEEATKRKLPVVLFCCSGGARMQEGIVSLMQMAKTSAAVKKHSDAGLLYIPVLTDPTTGGVTASFAMLGDIILAEPGALIGFAGPRVIAQTIHQKLPEGFQKAEFLVEHGILDGIVKREDLKQTLSGLLKLHERQKGYCQFSNIVLSKEEILQDTRRKKTKEMTAWERVQTARDSKRPVSLDYIKEIFDSFMELHGDRAFRDDGAIIGGLALLDGQPITVIGIQKGRNTKENIGRNFGMPSPEGYRKTLRLMKQAEKFQRPIITFIDTPGAFCGVEAEERGQGEAIARNLLEMAALKVPVLSIVIGEGGSGGALALGVGNEVWMLENAIYSILSPEGFASILWKDSKKAKEASEVMKITAEDLKKLGIIEQVIPEETAASKENLPVLCKDMKERMKDFLRRMEGMTGEEIAEHRYNRFRRM from the coding sequence ATGTCCAGATGGAAGGAATTATTTAAAAAAACATCCGATACAGAGCAGACAGAAGAAAAAACATCCGCTCCCTCTGTGCCTCAGGGGCTTTGGATGAAATGCCCGAAATGCGGTGAAATGATTTACAAAGAAGATGTAGTAGGAGCATCCTATGTATGTCCAAAATGCGGGGGATATTTCCGTATGAAAGCCAAAACAAGAATAAAATTGGTGGCAGATAAGGACAGCTTTCAGGAATGGTATACGGACTTTCCTCTTTGTAATCCTCTGGACTATCCGGAATATGAGGAAAAGCTTGCAGCTTTAAAAGAGAAAACACATTTGGATGAAGCAGTGTGTATCGGAGAGGCAAGGATTGAGAATAGTCCGGTGGTATTGGGAGTCTGTGATGCCCGCTTTTTAATGGGAAGCATGGGGCATACCGTAGGGGAGAAAATTACCGGAGCCTTTGAAGAAGCTACAAAAAGGAAGCTGCCGGTGGTATTGTTCTGCTGTTCGGGAGGAGCCAGAATGCAGGAAGGAATTGTTTCTTTGATGCAGATGGCAAAAACCTCGGCGGCTGTTAAAAAACACAGTGATGCAGGACTTCTATATATACCTGTTCTTACAGACCCCACGACAGGAGGAGTGACAGCAAGCTTTGCCATGCTGGGAGATATTATTCTGGCAGAGCCGGGGGCATTAATCGGCTTTGCGGGACCTCGTGTCATTGCACAGACTATTCATCAAAAGCTGCCTGAGGGCTTTCAAAAAGCAGAGTTTTTAGTAGAGCATGGCATACTGGACGGGATTGTAAAAAGAGAGGATTTAAAGCAGACCTTGTCCGGACTTTTAAAGCTTCATGAAAGACAGAAGGGCTATTGTCAGTTCTCCAATATTGTTCTTTCCAAAGAAGAAATTTTGCAGGATACCAGAAGGAAAAAAACGAAAGAAATGACTGCATGGGAGCGGGTACAGACAGCAAGAGACAGCAAAAGACCGGTAAGCCTTGATTATATAAAGGAAATTTTTGACAGCTTTATGGAGCTTCATGGAGACAGAGCTTTTCGTGATGACGGTGCAATTATAGGAGGTCTGGCGCTTTTAGACGGACAGCCGATAACGGTCATCGGAATTCAAAAAGGCAGAAATACAAAAGAAAATATCGGCAGAAATTTCGGGATGCCTTCACCGGAGGGGTATCGAAAAACTTTGCGTCTGATGAAGCAGGCAGAGAAATTTCAACGTCCGATTATTACCTTTATTGACACGCCGGGAGCCTTCTGCGGTGTAGAAGCAGAGGAACGGGGACAGGGAGAAGCCATTGCCAGAAATCTGCTGGAAATGGCAGCGCTAAAAGTACCTGTTTTAAGCATTGTCATCGGAGAAGGGGGAAGCGGAGGGGCTTTGGCTCTTGGCGTAGGCAATGAAGTGTGGATGCTGGAAAACGCCATTTATTCGATTTTGTCGCCGGAAGGCTTTGCCTCTATCTTATGGAAGGACAGTAAAAAGGCGAAAGAAGCGTCTGAGGTAATGAAAATTACAGCGGAGGATTTGAAAAAGCTTGGCATCATTGAGCAGGTAATACCGGAGGAAACAGCGGCATCAAAAGAAAATCTTCCTGTTCTGTGCAAAGATATGAAGGAGCGAATGAAAGACTTTTTGAGAAGAATGGAAGGCATGACAGGAGAAGAAATCGCAGAGCACAGATACAACAGATTTCGGCGAATGTAA
- a CDS encoding acetyl-CoA carboxylase biotin carboxylase subunit — protein sequence MFQKILIANRGEIAVRIIRACRELGIRTVAVYSEADKDALHAQLADEAVCIGPASSKDSYLNMERILSATIATKAEAIHPGFGFLSENSRFAQMCEKCHVAFIGPSPEIIQKMGNKSEARKTMMQAGVPVIPGTKEAVYTVEEGLSEAERIGFPVMIKASSGGGGKGMRVSEKKEDFTENFLMAQQESKNSFGDDTMYIERYVRNPRHIEVQILGDKFGNVVQLGERDCSIQRRHQKLIEESPCCAISEKIREKLGETARKAAKAVGYESAGTIEFLLDESGEFFFMEMNTRIQVEHPVTEFVSGVDLIKEQIQIAAGLPLSVSQEDISPNGHAIECRINAENPRKNFMPCPGTIEHLHIPGGNGVRVDTAVYAGYQIPPNYDSMIMKVIVHDKDRASAIAKLRSTLGEVIIEGIETNLDFQYDILQQKDFIEGKITTDFIPKHYSI from the coding sequence ATGTTTCAGAAGATTTTAATTGCAAATCGAGGGGAGATTGCAGTGCGCATTATTCGTGCCTGCAGAGAGTTGGGAATCAGAACGGTGGCAGTATATTCTGAGGCAGATAAGGATGCTTTACATGCCCAGCTTGCAGATGAAGCTGTGTGCATTGGACCGGCTTCTTCAAAAGACAGTTATTTGAATATGGAGAGAATTTTAAGCGCAACCATTGCCACAAAGGCAGAGGCAATTCATCCGGGATTTGGATTTTTATCAGAGAACAGCCGCTTTGCACAGATGTGTGAGAAATGTCATGTGGCTTTTATCGGCCCGTCTCCTGAAATTATACAGAAAATGGGGAATAAATCAGAAGCAAGAAAGACCATGATGCAGGCAGGTGTGCCTGTGATACCGGGGACAAAAGAAGCTGTTTATACAGTGGAAGAAGGCCTTTCAGAGGCGGAGAGAATTGGATTTCCGGTTATGATAAAGGCGTCCTCGGGAGGTGGCGGAAAAGGCATGCGTGTATCAGAAAAGAAAGAAGATTTTACGGAAAACTTCCTTATGGCACAGCAGGAGTCTAAGAATTCTTTTGGCGATGATACCATGTATATTGAACGTTATGTGAGAAATCCAAGACACATAGAGGTACAGATTTTGGGAGATAAATTCGGAAATGTGGTGCAGCTGGGAGAACGTGACTGCTCCATACAAAGACGCCATCAGAAGCTGATTGAGGAGTCTCCATGCTGTGCAATTTCAGAAAAAATAAGAGAAAAATTAGGGGAGACAGCCAGAAAAGCAGCCAAAGCAGTGGGATATGAAAGTGCAGGAACCATTGAATTTCTTTTGGATGAGTCCGGTGAATTTTTCTTTATGGAGATGAATACCAGAATTCAGGTAGAGCATCCGGTGACGGAATTTGTCTCGGGAGTAGACCTGATTAAAGAGCAAATTCAAATTGCGGCAGGACTTCCTCTTTCTGTTTCACAGGAGGATATTTCTCCGAACGGTCACGCCATTGAGTGCAGAATTAATGCGGAAAATCCAAGGAAAAACTTTATGCCCTGTCCGGGAACGATTGAGCATTTACACATTCCCGGAGGCAACGGTGTGCGGGTGGATACGGCTGTTTATGCAGGGTATCAGATACCGCCCAACTATGACTCTATGATTATGAAGGTCATTGTTCATGATAAGGACAGAGCCTCTGCTATTGCAAAGCTGCGAAGCACACTGGGCGAGGTAATCATTGAAGGAATTGAGACAAATCTGGATTTCCAGTATGATATTTTGCAGCAAAAGGATTTTATAGAGGGGAAAATTACCACAGATTTTATACCAAAACATTATTCGATATAA
- the fabZ gene encoding 3-hydroxyacyl-ACP dehydratase FabZ, translated as MQLTTKEIMEIIPHRHPFLLVDTIEELEPGVKAVGKKCVTYHENFFAGHFPNEPVMPGVLQIEALAQTGAVAILSKEENKGKTAYFGGIQSAKFKTKVVPGDVLTLEVEIIREKGPVGIGKAVAKNQHGKVTVTAEMTFMVG; from the coding sequence ATGCAGCTTACAACAAAGGAAATTATGGAAATTATTCCTCACAGACATCCCTTTCTTCTGGTAGATACCATAGAGGAATTAGAGCCGGGTGTAAAAGCTGTGGGAAAAAAATGTGTGACTTATCATGAGAATTTTTTTGCGGGACATTTCCCCAATGAGCCGGTAATGCCGGGAGTTTTACAGATTGAAGCGCTGGCGCAGACAGGAGCCGTGGCAATTTTAAGTAAGGAGGAAAACAAAGGGAAAACTGCTTATTTTGGCGGTATACAGTCTGCAAAATTTAAGACAAAGGTCGTGCCGGGGGACGTGCTGACTTTAGAGGTTGAAATCATCAGAGAAAAAGGTCCTGTGGGAATTGGAAAAGCAGTTGCCAAAAACCAGCACGGAAAAGTAACGGTGACAGCAGAGATGACCTTTATGGTGGGATAG